In Anaerolineae bacterium, a single genomic region encodes these proteins:
- a CDS encoding DEAD/DEAH box helicase gives MNIFEMRGFIIDEYSDYVRSFLPIADSRVRAFVEARLLEQPSLWPDALIQLNPAYAKGDTVAELAGAGVLHPLCGQVFAREDGRPIALYQHQQLAVERVLQKQHTVVTSGTGSGKSLTYFIPIFDAVLRSDATRPMVHAIVVYPMNALVNSQEESLRGLAEAYRGRTGRELPVRFAKYTGQETAEVKANLRQHPPHILLTNYVMLELMLVRPHEHGFVDRTRTALQFLVLDELHTYRGRQGADIALLVRRLRERCGNPGLVCIGTSATMASGGTRRERRCAIARFATRLFGVPVLEQNVVEETLRRVIAHSGTPSAGELRQALESPPPEAAWEAFASNPLAAWIEDTFGVEEEEDGHLRPRKPLSLREGARQLADLTGMDESTCIERVREMLLRASETRTPEGEPVFPFKLHQFISQGGSVFATLEPPDRRDLTLEEQIYAPGVGERLLYPLVFCRLCGQEYYTVRRSAQESRYLPVAERSLAGIDSEEDEGSQAGYLMLDHEG, from the coding sequence ATGAACATCTTCGAGATGCGTGGCTTCATCATCGACGAGTATAGCGACTACGTCCGCAGCTTCCTTCCCATCGCCGACAGCAGAGTGCGCGCATTCGTCGAGGCTCGATTGCTCGAACAGCCCTCGCTCTGGCCCGATGCCCTGATTCAGCTGAACCCAGCTTACGCCAAGGGCGATACGGTGGCTGAGCTGGCTGGGGCCGGCGTGCTGCACCCGCTCTGTGGCCAGGTGTTCGCTAGAGAGGATGGGCGGCCGATAGCGCTGTATCAGCATCAACAACTTGCGGTAGAGAGGGTACTGCAGAAGCAGCACACAGTGGTGACCAGCGGCACCGGCTCCGGAAAGTCCCTAACCTACTTCATCCCCATCTTCGATGCCGTTCTCCGCAGCGACGCCACCCGACCGATGGTTCATGCCATCGTGGTCTATCCCATGAACGCCCTAGTGAACTCCCAGGAGGAATCCCTCAGAGGGCTGGCTGAGGCGTACCGGGGCCGCACCGGCCGCGAGCTTCCGGTGCGGTTTGCCAAGTACACGGGCCAGGAGACGGCAGAGGTCAAAGCCAACCTGCGACAGCATCCTCCTCATATCCTGCTCACCAACTACGTCATGCTCGAGCTAATGCTGGTTCGCCCTCACGAGCATGGATTCGTAGACAGGACTCGCACGGCGCTGCAGTTCCTTGTCCTAGACGAGCTGCACACCTACCGCGGTCGCCAGGGCGCCGACATCGCTTTGCTCGTGCGCCGTCTTAGAGAGCGGTGCGGCAACCCCGGTCTGGTGTGCATCGGCACTAGCGCCACCATGGCCAGCGGTGGCACCCGACGGGAACGTCGCTGCGCCATTGCCCGCTTCGCCACCCGGCTGTTTGGCGTGCCAGTGCTGGAGCAGAATGTGGTCGAAGAGACACTGCGCCGAGTGATAGCTCACTCAGGCACGCCATCGGCGGGCGAGCTGCGTCAGGCGCTTGAGTCGCCGCCGCCCGAGGCAGCCTGGGAGGCTTTCGCCAGCAACCCCCTTGCCGCCTGGATTGAGGACACCTTCGGGGTGGAAGAGGAGGAGGACGGCCATCTGCGCCCAAGGAAGCCGCTGTCCCTGCGGGAGGGCGCCCGCCAGCTAGCTGACCTCACTGGCATGGACGAGTCCACCTGCATCGAGCGCGTTCGCGAGATGCTTCTACGCGCCTCTGAGACACGTACCCCGGAGGGTGAGCCAGTCTTTCCCTTCAAGCTGCATCAGTTCATATCTCAGGGCGGTTCGGTCTTTGCTACACTGGAGCCGCCGGACAGGCGCGACCTAACCCTGGAGGAACAGATCTACGCCCCCGGTGTCGGCGAGAGGCTACTGTATCCCCTGGTGTTCTGCCGCCTCTGCGGGCAGGAGTACTACACGGTCCGCCGGTCTGCGCAGGAGTCGCGGTACCTACCCGTGGCAGAGCGATCTCTCGCGGGGATCGACTCTGAAGAGGACGAAGGGAGTCAGGCCGGCTATCTTATGCTTGACCATGAGGGCCA